One Succinispira mobilis DSM 6222 genomic window carries:
- the atpH gene encoding ATP synthase F1 subunit delta, protein MLSVAEQLAAKYALAIFEIAQEKNMLDEIQKQLDATQDLLQVNPELNSVVTNLLIPKEPKMEILKQVLATEVDPILLSFLLVLVGKNRISLFNNIHRAYTNLMNEKNNIVEIKVTTARNLSETEYAEVTEKVGKILNKNIILIKHVNPEIMGGIIIQMGDKLIDGSIARQLKNMEKSLKSIDMREIGVTN, encoded by the coding sequence ATGTTAAGCGTAGCAGAACAATTAGCTGCGAAATATGCTTTAGCTATTTTTGAAATTGCTCAAGAAAAAAATATGTTGGACGAAATTCAAAAACAACTAGATGCAACTCAGGACTTACTACAAGTGAATCCTGAATTAAATTCAGTTGTTACGAATTTATTAATCCCTAAAGAACCAAAAATGGAAATCCTCAAACAAGTTTTGGCAACAGAAGTTGATCCAATTCTATTGAGTTTTCTCTTGGTTTTGGTGGGAAAAAACCGCATTTCTTTGTTTAATAATATTCATCGGGCTTATACAAATTTGATGAATGAAAAGAACAATATTGTGGAAATTAAAGTTACAACAGCAAGAAACTTGAGTGAGACGGAATACGCAGAAGTTACTGAAAAAGTCGGTAAAATTTTAAATAAAAATATCATACTTATAAAACATGTTAATCCAGAAATAATGGGCGGGATCATTATTCAAATGGGCGATAAGCTTATTGATGGTAGTATTGCTCGCCAATTAAAGAATATGGAGAAAAGTTTAAAGAGCATTGATATGAGAGAGATTGGGGTGACGAACTAA
- the atpF gene encoding F0F1 ATP synthase subunit B, which translates to MFDLNMTLIAQVLNFFVLLVILKKFAYKPLLDLMEARRQRVISDLENAEKNKIASEELKATYEKQLAEVKHEAQVILDKANKLATETREEIITQARAEQERLIAAARDQIAREQQKAMMELRNEVASLSMLVATQIVGKSIDEQKDKQIIADVLSKLDDKQGGLPC; encoded by the coding sequence GTGTTCGATCTTAATATGACACTAATTGCACAAGTTTTAAACTTTTTCGTTTTGTTAGTTATTCTGAAAAAGTTTGCATATAAACCATTATTGGATTTAATGGAAGCACGTCGTCAACGCGTTATTTCTGACTTAGAAAATGCGGAGAAAAATAAAATTGCTAGTGAAGAACTTAAGGCTACGTATGAAAAACAACTGGCTGAAGTTAAACATGAAGCACAAGTAATTCTAGATAAAGCTAATAAATTAGCTACTGAAACTCGTGAAGAAATTATAACACAAGCTCGCGCCGAGCAAGAACGTCTAATCGCAGCAGCTAGAGATCAAATAGCTCGTGAACAACAAAAAGCTATGATGGAATTACGTAATGAAGTTGCTAGTTTATCAATGCTTGTTGCTACTCAAATAGTTGGCAAAAGCATAGATGAACAAAAAGACAAGCAAATTATCGCTGATGTTTTATCAAAATTAGATGATAAGCAGGGTGGTTTACCATGTTAA
- the atpE gene encoding ATP synthase F0 subunit C, with the protein MENAIIIASSVLAAAVIMVAAVMGATKGDAAVAVKALESMSRQPEQVSNLQINMLIAIGLVESIPIIASVIAIVLVMANPFIK; encoded by the coding sequence GTGGAAAACGCTATTATTATTGCTTCTTCAGTATTAGCTGCTGCTGTTATCATGGTTGCTGCTGTAATGGGCGCAACTAAAGGGGATGCTGCTGTTGCAGTTAAAGCTTTAGAATCAATGTCTAGACAACCAGAGCAAGTAAGCAATCTTCAAATCAACATGCTTATTGCTATCGGTCTTGTTGAGTCTATTCCAATTATCGCATCAGTTATAGCAATTGTACTTGTTATGGCTAACCCATTCATTAAGTAA